A genomic region of Camelus ferus isolate YT-003-E chromosome 11, BCGSAC_Cfer_1.0, whole genome shotgun sequence contains the following coding sequences:
- the ZNF248 gene encoding zinc finger protein 248 isoform X2, which yields MNKSQEQVSFRDVCVDFTQEEWYLLDPTQKILYRDVILENYSHLVSVGNCITKPEVIFKIEQGEEPWIPEERFPKQYLSDWKVDDLIESSQENQDEHFWQLAFTTNKKLSTNSGDRVRKTFSLGTDSVPSRNFLCKICDSCEMSLKNISGLIINRKNYSGKKSDEFNVYEKLLLDIRHEKTTGGRSYKYNQKRNVLHHSPDLTQPIFNQPFEYNENGQGFHGEAAFFTNKKAQRGETLCKYNECGRTFIQSLKLNLSQRTHLEMEPYECSICGKSFFVDLRLGHQRALTGDNPYEFDEYGQIFCDNSTFIIPQGTYPRKIPHEYKVNHKTWEKSALFKHQIVHMGEKPYQHNENGNTSNKKSHFTQLRRAHSGEKTFECGECGKTFWEKSNLTQHQRTHTGEKPYECTECGKSFCQKPHLTNHQRTHTGEKPYECKQCGKTFCVKSNLTEHQRTHTGEKPYECNACGKSFCHRSALTVHQRTHTGEKPFICNECGKSFCVKSNLIVHQRTHTGEKPYKCNECGKTFCEKSALTKHQRTHTGEKPYECSGCGKTFSQRSVLTKHQRIHTRVKALSAS from the exons atgaacaaatcccag GAACAAGTGTCATTCAGAGATGTGTGTGTGGACTTCACCCAGGAAGAGTGGTACCTACTGGATCCTACTCAGAAGATATTATACAGAGATGTGATCCTGGAAAATTACAGCCACCTTGTCTCAGTag GGAATTGCATTACTAAGCCAGAAGTGATCTTCAAGATTGAGCAAGGAGAAGAGCCCTGGATACCAGAGGAAAGATTCCCAAAACAGTACCTCTCAG ACTGGAAAGTTGATGACCTGATAGAGAGCAGCCAGGAAAATCAAGATGAACATTTTTGGCAACTTGCTTTCACCACCAACAAAAAGTTAAGTACAAATAGTGGTGATAGAGTAAGAAAAACTTTCAGTCTAGGTACAGACTCCGTTCCTTCCAGAAATTTTCTGTGTAAGATATGTGACTCATGTGAAATGAGTTTGAAGAACATTTCAGGCTTAATTATTAACAGAAAGAACTATTCTGGAAAGAAGTCGGATGAGTTTAATGTATATGAGAAGTTACTCCTTGACATTAGGCATGAGAAAACTACTGGAGGGAGATCttataaatataatcaaaaaAGGAATGTCCTCCATCATAGCCCAGATCTCACTCAGCCTATTTTTAACCAGCCTTTTGAGTATAATGAAAATGGACAAGGCTTCCATGGGGAGGCAGCCTTTTTCACAAACAAGAAAGCTCAGAGAGGAGAGACACTCTGTAAATATAATGAATGTGGAAGAACCTTCATCCAAAGTTTGAAGCTCAATTTATCTCAGAGAACTCATTTGGAAATGGAGCCATATGAATGCAGTATTTGTGGGAAGTCCTTCTTTGTGGATTTAAGATTGGGACATCAGAGAGCTCTTACAGGGGACAATCCTTATGAATTTGATGAATATGGGCAAATTTTCTGTGACAATTCAACTTTCATTATCCCTCAGGGAACTTACCCAAGAAAAATCCCCCATGAATATAAAGTAAATCACAAAACATGGGAAAAGTCAGCCCTCTTTAAACATCAGATAGTACACATGGGGGAGAAACCTTATCAGcacaatgaaaatggaaatacttcCAACAAGAAGTCACACTTCACCCAGCTTCGAAGAGCTCACTCAGGAGAAAAAACCTTCGAATGTGGTGAATGTGGGAAGACATTCTGGGAGAAGTCAAACCTCACTCAACATCAGCgaacacacacaggagagaaaccctatgaatgtactgaatgtgggaaatcctttTGTCAGAAACCACATCTTACCAACCATCAGCGAAcgcacacaggagagaaaccctatgaatgtaagcAGTGTGGGAAAACATTCTGTGTGAAGTCAAACCTCACTGAACATCAGAGAACccacacaggggagaaaccctatgaatgtaacgCATGTGGAAAATCCTTCTGCCACAGGTCAGCCCTAACTGTACATCAGAgaacacacacaggagagaaaccctttatatgtaatgaatgtgggaaatccttctGTGTGAAGTCAAACCTCATTGTGCATCAAAGAActcacacaggggagaaacctTATAAATGTAATGAGTGTGGGAAAACCTTCTGTGAGAAATCAGCTCTCACTAAACATCAGAGGActcacacaggggagaaaccctATGAGTGTAGTGGATGTGGGAAAACCTTCAGTCAGAGGTCAGTGCTCACTAAACATCAGAGGATTCACACCAGGGTGAAAGCACTCTCAGCGTCCTGA
- the ZNF248 gene encoding zinc finger protein 248 isoform X1, with the protein MNKSQEQVSFRDVCVDFTQEEWYLLDPTQKILYRDVILENYSHLVSVGNCITKPEVIFKIEQGEEPWIPEERFPKQYLSEDWKVDDLIESSQENQDEHFWQLAFTTNKKLSTNSGDRVRKTFSLGTDSVPSRNFLCKICDSCEMSLKNISGLIINRKNYSGKKSDEFNVYEKLLLDIRHEKTTGGRSYKYNQKRNVLHHSPDLTQPIFNQPFEYNENGQGFHGEAAFFTNKKAQRGETLCKYNECGRTFIQSLKLNLSQRTHLEMEPYECSICGKSFFVDLRLGHQRALTGDNPYEFDEYGQIFCDNSTFIIPQGTYPRKIPHEYKVNHKTWEKSALFKHQIVHMGEKPYQHNENGNTSNKKSHFTQLRRAHSGEKTFECGECGKTFWEKSNLTQHQRTHTGEKPYECTECGKSFCQKPHLTNHQRTHTGEKPYECKQCGKTFCVKSNLTEHQRTHTGEKPYECNACGKSFCHRSALTVHQRTHTGEKPFICNECGKSFCVKSNLIVHQRTHTGEKPYKCNECGKTFCEKSALTKHQRTHTGEKPYECSGCGKTFSQRSVLTKHQRIHTRVKALSAS; encoded by the exons atgaacaaatcccag GAACAAGTGTCATTCAGAGATGTGTGTGTGGACTTCACCCAGGAAGAGTGGTACCTACTGGATCCTACTCAGAAGATATTATACAGAGATGTGATCCTGGAAAATTACAGCCACCTTGTCTCAGTag GGAATTGCATTACTAAGCCAGAAGTGATCTTCAAGATTGAGCAAGGAGAAGAGCCCTGGATACCAGAGGAAAGATTCCCAAAACAGTACCTCTCAG aaGACTGGAAAGTTGATGACCTGATAGAGAGCAGCCAGGAAAATCAAGATGAACATTTTTGGCAACTTGCTTTCACCACCAACAAAAAGTTAAGTACAAATAGTGGTGATAGAGTAAGAAAAACTTTCAGTCTAGGTACAGACTCCGTTCCTTCCAGAAATTTTCTGTGTAAGATATGTGACTCATGTGAAATGAGTTTGAAGAACATTTCAGGCTTAATTATTAACAGAAAGAACTATTCTGGAAAGAAGTCGGATGAGTTTAATGTATATGAGAAGTTACTCCTTGACATTAGGCATGAGAAAACTACTGGAGGGAGATCttataaatataatcaaaaaAGGAATGTCCTCCATCATAGCCCAGATCTCACTCAGCCTATTTTTAACCAGCCTTTTGAGTATAATGAAAATGGACAAGGCTTCCATGGGGAGGCAGCCTTTTTCACAAACAAGAAAGCTCAGAGAGGAGAGACACTCTGTAAATATAATGAATGTGGAAGAACCTTCATCCAAAGTTTGAAGCTCAATTTATCTCAGAGAACTCATTTGGAAATGGAGCCATATGAATGCAGTATTTGTGGGAAGTCCTTCTTTGTGGATTTAAGATTGGGACATCAGAGAGCTCTTACAGGGGACAATCCTTATGAATTTGATGAATATGGGCAAATTTTCTGTGACAATTCAACTTTCATTATCCCTCAGGGAACTTACCCAAGAAAAATCCCCCATGAATATAAAGTAAATCACAAAACATGGGAAAAGTCAGCCCTCTTTAAACATCAGATAGTACACATGGGGGAGAAACCTTATCAGcacaatgaaaatggaaatacttcCAACAAGAAGTCACACTTCACCCAGCTTCGAAGAGCTCACTCAGGAGAAAAAACCTTCGAATGTGGTGAATGTGGGAAGACATTCTGGGAGAAGTCAAACCTCACTCAACATCAGCgaacacacacaggagagaaaccctatgaatgtactgaatgtgggaaatcctttTGTCAGAAACCACATCTTACCAACCATCAGCGAAcgcacacaggagagaaaccctatgaatgtaagcAGTGTGGGAAAACATTCTGTGTGAAGTCAAACCTCACTGAACATCAGAGAACccacacaggggagaaaccctatgaatgtaacgCATGTGGAAAATCCTTCTGCCACAGGTCAGCCCTAACTGTACATCAGAgaacacacacaggagagaaaccctttatatgtaatgaatgtgggaaatccttctGTGTGAAGTCAAACCTCATTGTGCATCAAAGAActcacacaggggagaaacctTATAAATGTAATGAGTGTGGGAAAACCTTCTGTGAGAAATCAGCTCTCACTAAACATCAGAGGActcacacaggggagaaaccctATGAGTGTAGTGGATGTGGGAAAACCTTCAGTCAGAGGTCAGTGCTCACTAAACATCAGAGGATTCACACCAGGGTGAAAGCACTCTCAGCGTCCTGA